The DNA segment GGTTGAAACAGTAGTGCCAAAGTAGTATAGTCCATTGCTTTTATTTAGATGCTCTTCGACAAGGTCACCAATTTTTACAAATTGGTACGAATCCCTAAAAATAAGAACTTTTTCATCATAGGGTAAACTGTTCTCTGAGTCAATCCATAAACAATTACCATTCAATCCCCCTTTCTCTTTAGGTAGTTGAACCGTAACGGCTGTCTGAAAGCACACTTGAGTATTATGCAAAAAGACTGGCTTGTTTCCTCCAATAAAACTGTGTGTTTCTGGCACAATTAAATCGTAAACCCAATCGTTGTATTCAATTTTTTTTACGCTAATTATTTTTTCCCATTTGATTTTGTTTTTGCTTAATTTAACTATCCTACTCAACTTTTTCTTTCTGTTAAAATCAATTTTGGAAGGACTTCCAATAAAATCCCCTTCTTTCAACAATCCGGTTGACTTCCATTGAATGCCGGTCTCGTTCAGCGTAAGTAAGGGGTGCTGTTCTGTCAGCCTGACTTCTATCCCGTGTTCAGTTTTGAATTCAAGCAATTCTTTTGAAAACTGCCTATACAAATGCGAGGCATTTGTTTGAATAATATTTCCATTTTTATCAATACCTATTACTTTGATTGGCTTCTTTAAATCCGCAATAAATCCTTCTTCAATTTTTTTTTCATTTATTGCATATTCATTGTAAACTTCTTCTATTGTTTTCAAATGAGAAATATCCGGATTAAAGTAAAACAAATTAGTGTCCTTTGAAACACACTTAGCGCTTGCATATTTTCCGTACACTTCAGTTATGCTTCCAGTTTCAATTCCGCCGCCTATAAGAGAGTCAACCTCTTTTGAGCTAGTAGTAATTTTTCCAATTAATTTCCTTCTCTCTGCAAGCTTGTCTGCTGTCTCATAGCCCATTTCAAGGCTCTCGCGCGCAGCATTGATTGCCTTCTGTGCAGTAATTTCACCCAATCCTGCTACCTCCATTAATTCTGCAGGCGAAGCAACAGCAATTGACTCTAGGCTCCTGTAGCCTGCGCCCATCAATTTTTCTGCGCTCTGCTGGCCTATTCCGGGCAAATCAGAAATAGTCTTAGGCTTCTTTTCTTTATCTTTGGGTTCCTTTGATTCTTTCTCTTTATCGCTTTTATCGCTCATATAAACTCCTCCAATGCGCCAGACTTTTTCGTGCGAGTGCCTGAGCTGGCAGAAGCACTTTAGCCTGCGCTCAATAAATAGAATCATTCAATTGATTTTAAATATTATTGGAAGCAGAATGCCGGTGAAAAAAAGAAAAATAGAAAGGGAAAAAAATTCCCTTCAAAAATTTTTGGATTTAGTTTAGAACTGTTGGAAGGCCGAATCCTGTTGCTGGGTCGTCCCCAAGAACATCCAAGTCCCAGAGCATTGCTCTATTCTGCAAGTAAGTTCTTGTTGTTGTGCCTGAGCCCTGCCAGAGTTTTGCTGCTAAACCTGAAACATGGGGTGTTGCTTGGCTTGTGCCCCAATAATAGGCATAGCAGCCGTCCTTGTAAGTTGAGAGTATGTTCACTCCGCCGGCAGCAACTTCAACCTCTCTTTCCTCTATAATGTAGTCCCCGTCATTTATTCCTCTGCTTGAAAAGTTTGCTGTTGCATACTGGTCATCTATTGCTGCAACTGCCATTACCTTGTCATAAGCTCCAGGATATTCAATTGTATTGTATGCTGGGCCTGCATTTCCTGCTGCTGCGACCAAGAGGACTCCGTGGGCATAAGCATTGTCTAATGCTGCTTTTTCGTCTGCAGCAAGGCCTGTTCCGCCAAAGCTCATGCTTATGACATTAGTGCCTCTCGCTGTAGCATCATTTATTGCTCTTGCGACGTCATCGCTCCAGCAGTAAGTTCCGCACACTTTGTAGATCCATAGATTAGATTGAGGGGCCACACCGTAAATTCCTTTTCCGTCAGAACCAGAATTTGCTGCAATTATGCCTGCCACATGAGTTCCGTGGCCGTCTCTGTCAGTGCAACCGTTCTTTATTCCTCTTCCTGTAGCGTCAAGGCATACTTTAATATTGCTCGCAAGGTCAAAATGCTTTATTGCTCCAGTGTCCAAAACAGCAACGTTCACTCCTGCGCCGCCTGAAGTGCTTGTAATATTGAAATTATTATAGACTTGCTTTACTCCGTACCATACCTGAGGAAGGCCGTAATCTGAAAGAACGCAAGGTCTTGTGCCGGGCTTTCCTTTAATGCCCCCTACTGCGCCTAATTCGCCTGCCGGGCTTCCTTCAATGTACCACTTGTTCGCATAGCCAATGAATTCAAGGTGTGGGTTATGCTTTAATCCGTCTATTGCCTCGCTTGGAGCTTCGATTGAGATATTGCCGCTAGGGAAAGAATGCCTTGCATAAGAAGCAATTGAATTGAATCCAGCCAAGTCTTTGACTTTAAAATAAGCTCTCTGGGTTTCAGCTGAAACGCTCACAGCTAAAATTAAAGAGAAAAGTAGTGCAAATAAAATTTTGCTATTCAATTTACTACCTCCAAATAAATGTACTAATAATAATTAGGTGTTAAACAAAATAAAAAGAAATAGGTTATGTATAAGTTTATAAATGTTTTATTGGGCTACTTCAAGACACTCAATCTTTTTCCTACTTTCTCGAATGCTTCAAGCGCTTCATTCAAGTCCTCTTTCTTGTGCGCTGCAGTAACCATTGTCCTGATTCTTGCCTTTCCCTGTGCTACCATTGGATAAACAATTGGAATGGTGAAGATGCCTTCATCAAATAATTCTCTTGCGAAATTTTGCGCTAAAGTTGAATCGCCAAGCATTACTGGGGTAATGGGGGTTTCGCTCTCGCCTGTATCAAATCCCAATTTCTTTAATTTCTTTTTGAAGTATCTGGTGTTTTCCCACAGCTTCTTCACATACCTGTCAGTTCCCTCAAGAAGCTCGAGGGAAGCAATGCATGCAGCGACAACTGCAGGAGGATGAGAGCCTGAAAGCAGGAAGGTCCTGCTCTTATTCAAAGCGAATTCGCACAAGCTCTTTGAGCCTGAAACATAGCCTCCTACTACACCAAAAGCTTTGCTGAAGGTGCCCATTTCAACATCAATCTTTCCCTCCAAATTAAAATGGCTTGCAATGCCTCTCCCGTGGTCTCCTAATACCCCTTCACCGTGCGCGTCATCAACATAGGTTATTGCATTAAATTCTTCAGCCAATTTCACTATGTCTTTCATTGGGGCAATATCTCCATCCATGGAAAAAACACCGTCAGTTATAATTAAAGTTTTCTTGTAATTTTTTGCCTGGCTTTCATCCAGAACCTTCTTTAATTCTTCTGTGTTCTTGTGTTTGAATACAGCCCTTTCGGCTTTGCTGAGCCTTACCCCGTCAATAATGCTGCCGTGGTTCAATTCATCGCTTATAATTAGGTCGCCTTCTCCTGCTAATGCAGGAATCAGCCCGGCATTCGTAGCAAAGCCTGTCTGGAAGAAGAGTGCTGCCTCTGAATGCTTGAATTCAGCAATCTTTTTTTCTAATTGAACATGCAAGTCCATTGTGCCTGCAATAGTCCTAACAGAGCCAGAGCCAGCACCGTATTTTTTTACTGCCTGAACTGCAGCCTTCTTCAGTTTAGGATGATTTGAAAGACCCAAATAATTGTTAGAGCATAAAATAATTGCATTTTTTCCGTCAATTATGCCTCTTGCACTTGAAGGGCTTCCAAGAACCCTGATCTTCCAATCCAGATTCTTTTCCTTTAATTCATTCACGCACTGCCTGAAGAATTCATCTGCATTCGGCATTAAAATTACCTCCAATTAAATTACAATTATGCGCCGAAAGAAATAAAATGGCCTTCAATCGTTCATTGACGATAGATTTTTCTTTTATTTCTTTTCTTTTTAATAATCCTTGCAAACAAAAAATAAAGAAGGAGGGGCAATTAAATGAAAGAAAAAATGCTAGCTATAATGAAAGACAAGCCAAGGGAAGGGGCAATAACAACAGAAGTTGCAATACCAAAAATAAAGCCCCATGAAATACTAGTTAAAGTAAAGGCAACCTCAATCTGCGGCACTGATGTTCACATCTATAAATGGGACAAATGGAGCCAGAACAGAATAAAGCCTCCATTAATCTTCGGTCACGAATTCACAGGGGAAGTAATAGAAATAGGAAAACATGTTTTCTCCACATCTGAAGTAAAAGTAGGGAACTATGTTTCAGCCGAAACACATATTGCGTGCGGCAAATGCTTCCAGTGCAAGACAGGAAACGCCCACATCTGCGAGAACGTCAGAATTTTAGGCGTGGACACTCAAGGTTGCTTTGCCGAATACGCTGTAATCCCTGCAGCAAACGCTTGGGTGAATGACCCAAAGATTCCATTAGAAATTGCCTCAATGCAAGAGCCATTGGGAAATGCAATTCACACTGCCCTTGCAGTGGAATTAATTGGAAACACAGTCCTCATAATGGGCTGCGGTCCTATTGGATTGTGCTCAATTCAAGTGGCAAAGGCTGCAGGCGCAGCAAAAGTAATTGCAGTAGACCTGGTTCCTTACAGGCTTGAATTGGCAAAAAAAATGAAGGCAGATTATGCATTAAACGCAAGAGAAGTAGATGTAATAAAAGAAGTAATGGATATAACAGAAGGAAAAGGGGCAGATGTATTCCTTGAAATGTCCGGAAGCCAGCAAGCAATAGAACAAGGATTCAAGGCATTAAGGCCTGGAGGGGAAGCATCAATTTTAGGCATTCCCTCAAAGGAAATAGAATTGGATTTAAGTTCAGCGGTAGTATTCAAGGCAGCAAAAGTCCATGGAATCAATGGAAGGCTGATGTTCAATACCTGGTACAAGACAGCCTCTCTGCTGAAAAACAAATTAATAGACATAAGCCCCATCATTACCCACAAAATAAAATTGAATGAATTTGAGCAAGGAATGCAGGCAATGCTCTCAGGCAACTCAGGGAAAGTAGTCATGTTCCCCTGATGTTATCCCAAGAAAAGAAAATAAAAAAATAAAGAAAAAAAATTATTCCCCTGAAATCGGAGGCCTCTGGTCTGTAAGAATGTGGCAGTAAGCAAAAAACCTCATGTAAAACCTGAAGTATGAAGCAGTGAACTCCCATAAGTCCTTGTTTTTTCTTCCAGTGAAAAGAATATGAAACCATTGGACTACTACTGCAATGCAGACAAAAATCCCCCAGATGCCAGCAATAATTGCAAGGATAATCCCATAAATTATTCTCACAATCAATTCAACCCTGCTCCCGTTTTCCTCGTAATTGATTGAAAGCTTTGCCGGAAAATCAGCCATCTTTTTTTACCCCCTTTTAAATTAAAAAAATAATTCAATTAAATTAAGGCAATAAGAAATATTTAAATGAATCGCCAAATCAGGTTAAAATAATGTTCCTTGCAGTCAGCTCCAGCTCATTGTTCTTAGGATTCAATTTCACGTTGCCTAATACCACTGCCTCTCTGCCCTCAATCTTCTGAGCTAATTCCTCTATTACGCCTTCAGCTGTAGTCTGCTCAAGCTTTTTCTTTAATTCCTCTTTTTTCAGCTCAAGGAATTTCTCTGCTGTTGCACCGAATGCAAGTACCCTGATGGAGGAAGTGCCGTCATCCAATTCAAATGAAACAACAGGAGTAAAATCAGGCTCAGAGACTTCCATTCCGCAACGAGAACAAAAAAGGCCTTCAGTAAAATCCTTTTCATCAATTCTCTCAAGCTTTGCATTGCATTTAGGGCAGACCCTGAACATCAGATTGCCTTTATTTAATGCAATTATTTTTCCTTTAACTTCAATGTCCCTATCGCCTTCACCCAATTCATTCAATGCCTTGGATTTCACTTGAATTCCAAGCAATTCATTCAATGCAGGGATTGCTGCACTTAAATCCTTTTCCTTTGTTATCCTTGCCTTCCAGCCCAAGTGCAGTTCAGTTCCATTCAATCCTGCCTTGGTGTAGGCACCCTCAATCCTCACAATGTCCCCCGCAGCAAATTTTCCTAACTCTTTTGCCAATTCATTCCAGGCAACAGCCCTTACAATTCCTGAGTCATCGCCCAACTCAAAAGCAGTTAAATTCCCCTGCCTTTCATTTGAATCAAAAGACTTTGCGGGAAAAATTTTTGTAATCCTTGCAATTACGTCCACTTCATTCAATCCTTCCTTTAATTCCGAGACCTTCAAATGCAAATGCTTCTCTTCAGGCAACCCCTCTTTCAATTCTTTCTCCTGCACTAACTCGATTGAACCATTTGAACCCAAATTCAATTGCTTGAAATTATTGAATTCAGTTACATAGCAGCCCTTCAATCTCAGCGCACTGTTCCTCTTAATATTCAATTCCTCCAGCTTCTTCACAAAATCATGCCATAAAGTAAGCCTTATGCTGCCTGAATCATCTGCTACAAGCAGATTGCACATAAAGCCTTTCCTGCTGTCTTTGGTGAATTCCCTCGGGCAGAAAACATTAAGCACTCTCACAACAAGCTCAAAATTACTCATTCCTGTTTCAAGCTCTGAAACCCTGAGCTTCTCAGGCGAAAAAGAAGGCACTCCAACCTGCAATCCCAACTCCTTTGCAACAATGAATGCTGCTCCTTCATCTGAAAGCAGACCTGAAAACTTTTCCTTTTTCTTCTCAATCAATTCAATTACTTCATTTTCGCTCTTCCTAGTAGAAGAAACAATCCTTTCAACTAAGCTTTGCTTTGATGCAGTTGAGTCAGCCATACTTCACTTTCCTCTCACAAAAAAAGAAAATAACCAAAAAATTTTTAATGCAAAGGCAAGTTATGTATTCATTCCATTGAGTTTGCCCCACACTTCTTTAATTCCCTCAATTCTATTAATGCAGAAATCAAATTCTTCTGCTTTGCCCCCAACAAAAACTGTCTTCATTCCAAAATCTTTTGCTATAACAAGGCTTTTCTTTTCGTCATCAACCATAGCACTCTTTTCAGGCTCAATTCCTGTAGCAGAAATGAATTTTTTGAAGGAGGAATGGTTCTGTTTTCCCCCAAACTCAAGGAACTCCTGCCCGTAAACGCCATCAAAACAGCCTTTAAGCCCCAAGGCATTGATCACATTGAATGCATGGCTTTCAATTGCATTAGTGAAAATGTATTTCCTGCACTCAATTGAATCAAGAATTCTTTTAAGTTCAAGGTTTTCATGCAGTAATTTATTCACATCAATGTCAATATTGGTTATAAAAGAAAAGTAATCTAGAGGGTCAACCAAATTCTTTTTCATCAACCCGGTTACAGTGCTGCCGTACTCTTGGTATAACTGTACTCTGGCCTTTTCAGCTTCTTCCTTGGGGCAATTAAGCTTCCCTTGAATGTAAACCACAATCCTTTCATTAATCTTTCCCAGGAGTCCTATGCCTTTAGGGTAAAGGGTTTCATCCAAGTCAAAAACAATTGACTGCATGAAAACAATTCTTAAACAAAAAAATATTTCAAGCTATGCTTGAAAATTTTCAATCCACTGGATTGAAAGTATTTTAAACGCTTCACTTGCCCAATTATAATGTATGCATTCAAGAAGAACCCCCAAAGCCGTACTTGAAAGGCAAAGGCAATTAAGAAGAAAAGCACTGGATTACTTCAAGCTCCCGCCAGAAGAGAGAATAAAGCAAAGGCGCGGCACACCAGTAAAAGAATGGTGGCAGCAGGAGGGAAAAGAATTTTTAGGAACTCCATTATTTTCTACTAAAAAAACAATAGAAGCTTTTCGAGAACTCGGGGGCTCAATAACAAAAGGCACAGCAGTAAAATTCTTGAAAAGTGAAGGATTCGGGGAAAAAAGATTCAGAAAAATTACTGCAATCCAACTAAAGAAAAAATTGAATGAATTTAACCTCAGAAGAGAATTCATTCCATTAAAGTTTTTTGAGAGGCGCAAAATACCGACAGTTAAAATCTACTCTGAAAAACAAAAAGAATTATTTGAACAAATTAAGGCATCAAGAATAAACCTTGGCACAGTCAGAAAATTGATTAAAGAGAAAAGAATTCCTTTCATTGAAAAACAAGTTAAAGGGAAAAAAATGATCCTGCTGCCAATGCAGACAGCAGAATTCCTGATTGAATGGAAAAAGGATGTCTTGACTCCAACGCAGTTCAGCACTGAGGCAGCAAAACAAGGAATTAAGATATGGCCCGATGCAGCCCTAAAAAAAATAAGTGATTCAGGCCTGCTTGAAGAAACACTCTATTTGACACCAGGCATAAGCCGAGGAAACGCCCAAGCATTAATCACCAGCATGAAATCAGGAAAAACTTTCCGCATAGAAACCCCAAAAGAATACTTTGAAAGAAAGGAAATTTACAATACGATTAACTTATTAGGTTTGAAGATGGACACGGCATATAAAAGAGCAAGAATGTATGACAGGGCAGGCGTTAAATTTATTCCAGTAGACCTGATAATGACAGAAGAAGGAATAAAAAAAGATATTGAGAGGAAATTAAAATTAAAAAAATAAGGTGCTTTGATTGAGCGAAACAAACCAAATTGCCAAAGGCCTTTACGCTTTGATTTCAACAGGAGAGAGCAGCAACTGCTTTCTCTTGAAAGGAGAAAAGAATGCTTTGGTTGATTCAGGTCTGGAGAAGAATTCCATTGCAATAAAAGACTTCATTTTACAGGCAGGGCTGCAGCTTGAAGACATTAACTTCATATTCCACACTCACGCACACTGCGACCACTTTCAAGCAGATATGCTTTTTCCCAAAGCAGAAATTCTAGCGAGCAAAGAGGAAGCAGAGAAATTGAACGGAAAAGATTACTATTATACTGCGTCAGAGCTTTTTGCAAGCAATTATTTTCCCGAGGTTTCCTCTTTTTTGAAGGGCGGCCAAGAAATAAAATTAAAGCCCTTCAAGCTCAAGGTGATTTCAACTCCTGGCCACACAAAGGGGGGCTTATGCTTTTATGAGCCTGGACTCAAGGCCCTCTTTTCAGGCGACACAGTATTCAATGGCGCTGTAGGGAGGAGTGATTTGATTGGGGGAAATAAAGAGGAATTGGTTGAGTCACTCAAAAAATTGTCCAAGCTGAAAATAGAATTCCTTCTTCCCGGGCACGGAGAAATCCTTGAAGGAGCAGAAGAAAACAAAAAGAACTTAGAGAATGCAATTAATTTATTAATTTGATTTTTCGCTCATGCTTTTTAAGCCTTTACAATCCAAAAAATTATGGGGGGAAACAAATTGAAGGAAGAAAAGCATTTCGGAAAAACTTATAGAAAAATACTTTCATTGATAGAGGAAAAAAAGGGTTTAGTGTTCCTTGTTATTGACCCTCCAAACCAGAGCCCTGAGATAGCAGGAAAACTTTCAAGAATTGGCGCAGACTGCGGCATAGCAGCAGTAGCAGTAGGAGGCTCTGTTGGAGCGCAAGGGGAAATTCTTGACAAGACAATTATTTCAATTAAAGAGGACTCAGGTCTGCCAGTAATACTCTTTCCAGGAAACATTGCCACAATCTCAAAGCACGCTGACGCAATATACTTTATGTCAATGCTTAATTCCCTTGACCCGTACTATATTTCCGGGGCCCAGACAGCTTCCTCTCTTCCATTAAAAAAGATTGGTGTAGAGCCAATTCCTACTTCCTACATTATAGTAGAGCCTGGAAGGGCAGTAGGATGGGTTGGAAGGGCAAAACTTGTCCCAAGAAACATGCCTTACCTTGCAGGCATTACTGCACTGGCAGGCCAGTACATGGGGGCACATGCAATAATCCTTGAGTCAGGAGGCGGCGCTCCTGCTCCAGCACCAAAAGAGATGGTGAAGTATACAGCAGAATTAATTGACGTTCCCCTAATAGTTGCAGGCGGTGTTCGTACACCAAAATTCGCTTACGATACAATCAAAGCTGGAGCTTCAATAGTGCACGTGGGCGCAGCACTTGAGAGAACAAAAGGCGACGGAGCAAAAGCAAAAAAGATTTTTACTTCAATAGCCCAGGCAGCCCTCAAAGGCGGAAGAGAAAGAAAATAATAAGTCAAATAAGTTCTTTAGGAGTAATTCTTTTCAAGTCTGTTGAATCAAAATGTTTGTTATAGCTAACAATTGCTTTTGTTTTTAATTTTTTTGCAGTTACATATTGAAGTGCATCATCAAAATCAAGAATGCCTTTTTCAACAAGCTTTATTGCTTCAATCTCATCTTCAAAAGAAGTGTTATAAACAATTAATTCAAACAAACTCAGTTTTTTTATAAATTCTATTGCTTCTTTGAATTTTTTGTTGTAAATCATAAAAATTTCTATTGAATGAATGGAAAAGGATGTAATGGCCGCTTTCAATTCCTTTGAATAGATTTTTTCAAGCAAAGCCTTACTTTCACTCCAGTGTTCTCTTTTAAGCAAAACTTCAAAGAAAATATTTGAATCAATTATGTACATTTCTTCCACTCTTCAAAAGAATTTTTAGAGCTTCATGTTGGGCTTCAACAGAATCCATTTTAATATCCTTAATCAATCCAACAAGTTCATCTACTTTATATTTTCTTTTTTTTGTACCTTTAAATTGTAATCTTTCGAGCCATTTATCAATAGCATCATTCAAAGCCCTGCTTATGGCCCCTTTAGAATAACCATAAGTCTTCATTGCATTCATCCTGAACAACTCAGCCTTTTTTCTATCCAATTGAACCTTCAAAGTCTCCATAATAATACCATATGTACTTATAGCCAAAAGTCTTTAAAAAACCTTATGCTTGCAATTCTTTTATTGTCTCCCTTAAAGCCTCTTCTGTTCCGTACTTTGGCTTCCAGCCTAATTTCATGAGTTTGCCTGAATCATAAAACCTTTCTTTTGTGAGCCGCCTGATGTGCGCAGGGATGAGCAAGCCCTTTTTTTTGCTAAACAAATTAGTGGTTATGTAGAAGCAAGCCATTATTGTTCCAAGCCATTCAGGGATTGTTTTTATTTTTCCCTTCATTTCAAGCTCCTTTCTGATTAATTCAATTATTTCCCTTAATGTCTTGGGGTTTTCTTCTGCTACATTGAACACCTCATTTTCTGTTCTTTCTTCCCTGAGGCAGAATACTATTGCCTGCACTAAATCCCTGTAGTAGATTACCTGGAACTTATTCTTTCCTTCACCGATTAAAGGGAATTCCTTTTTAATGAAATGAATTATCTGCTTCCAGTAGACATTAGGGCCTAGAACAAGTGCTGGCCTTAAAATTGTGACAGGAAAGATTTCCTGATAACTGTTCACAAGGGCTTCTGCTTCGAGTTTTGATTTCTCGTAATTGGTCTGGGGCCTTAATTCGCTTTTCTCATCTGCCCTTTCTTTTACTGGCCCATAAACTCCAACACTGCTTACGAATATGAACTTTCTTATGTTCTCTTTTGCGCTTGCCTCAAGCAGGTTCTCTGTTCCTTTAACATTCACAGAAAAGAATTTATCTTTAGGGAATTCATCCGAAATAATTGCAGCCAAATGGATTACCACCCCACTGCCTTTCACTGCTTCCCTCACCTGCTTTTCGTTCAATAAGTCCTGCCCCGACCCCAGATCAAATTCCTTAACCTCGTAATTCCTTTGCTTTAATTCCTTAACCAATTCTTTTCCTATGAAGCCTTGGCTTCCAGTCACCAAAATTTTCATTTTTTTGAACCTCAATTAAATTGAAGTGCATCCTTCTTAATAATTTTATTTCATTTAATTGTTTTTAATTGTCAATTTTTGTTAATTTAATAATTTAATTTTAATTCTATTGCATTAGAATTATTTTCATGCCATTAAAAGTTACTGAACTTGACGGAAGGGCAGGAGGCCAGGTTTTAAGGACAGCCTTGGCGCTCTCTGCTGTAACACAGAAGCCTTGCTCTATATTCAATATAAGAAAGAACAGGCCTAATCCTGGTCTCCAGG comes from the Candidatus Diapherotrites archaeon genome and includes:
- a CDS encoding NAD(P)-dependent oxidoreductase gives rise to the protein MKILVTGSQGFIGKELVKELKQRNYEVKEFDLGSGQDLLNEKQVREAVKGSGVVIHLAAIISDEFPKDKFFSVNVKGTENLLEASAKENIRKFIFVSSVGVYGPVKERADEKSELRPQTNYEKSKLEAEALVNSYQEIFPVTILRPALVLGPNVYWKQIIHFIKKEFPLIGEGKNKFQVIYYRDLVQAIVFCLREERTENEVFNVAEENPKTLREIIELIRKELEMKGKIKTIPEWLGTIMACFYITTNLFSKKKGLLIPAHIRRLTKERFYDSGKLMKLGWKPKYGTEEALRETIKELQA
- a CDS encoding PIN domain-containing protein; this encodes MYIIDSNIFFEVLLKREHWSESKALLEKIYSKELKAAITSFSIHSIEIFMIYNKKFKEAIEFIKKLSLFELIVYNTSFEDEIEAIKLVEKGILDFDDALQYVTAKKLKTKAIVSYNKHFDSTDLKRITPKELI
- a CDS encoding S8 family serine peptidase → MNSKILFALLFSLILAVSVSAETQRAYFKVKDLAGFNSIASYARHSFPSGNISIEAPSEAIDGLKHNPHLEFIGYANKWYIEGSPAGELGAVGGIKGKPGTRPCVLSDYGLPQVWYGVKQVYNNFNITSTSGGAGVNVAVLDTGAIKHFDLASNIKVCLDATGRGIKNGCTDRDGHGTHVAGIIAANSGSDGKGIYGVAPQSNLWIYKVCGTYCWSDDVARAINDATARGTNVISMSFGGTGLAADEKAALDNAYAHGVLLVAAAGNAGPAYNTIEYPGAYDKVMAVAAIDDQYATANFSSRGINDGDYIIEEREVEVAAGGVNILSTYKDGCYAYYWGTSQATPHVSGLAAKLWQGSGTTTRTYLQNRAMLWDLDVLGDDPATGFGLPTVLN
- a CDS encoding pyrimidine 5'-nucleotidase; protein product: MQSIVFDLDETLYPKGIGLLGKINERIVVYIQGKLNCPKEEAEKARVQLYQEYGSTVTGLMKKNLVDPLDYFSFITNIDIDVNKLLHENLELKRILDSIECRKYIFTNAIESHAFNVINALGLKGCFDGVYGQEFLEFGGKQNHSSFKKFISATGIEPEKSAMVDDEKKSLVIAKDFGMKTVFVGGKAEEFDFCINRIEGIKEVWGKLNGMNT
- a CDS encoding glycine C-acetyltransferase, which produces MPNADEFFRQCVNELKEKNLDWKIRVLGSPSSARGIIDGKNAIILCSNNYLGLSNHPKLKKAAVQAVKKYGAGSGSVRTIAGTMDLHVQLEKKIAEFKHSEAALFFQTGFATNAGLIPALAGEGDLIISDELNHGSIIDGVRLSKAERAVFKHKNTEELKKVLDESQAKNYKKTLIITDGVFSMDGDIAPMKDIVKLAEEFNAITYVDDAHGEGVLGDHGRGIASHFNLEGKIDVEMGTFSKAFGVVGGYVSGSKSLCEFALNKSRTFLLSGSHPPAVVAACIASLELLEGTDRYVKKLWENTRYFKKKLKKLGFDTGESETPITPVMLGDSTLAQNFARELFDEGIFTIPIVYPMVAQGKARIRTMVTAAHKKEDLNEALEAFEKVGKRLSVLK
- a CDS encoding MBL fold metallo-hydrolase; amino-acid sequence: MSETNQIAKGLYALISTGESSNCFLLKGEKNALVDSGLEKNSIAIKDFILQAGLQLEDINFIFHTHAHCDHFQADMLFPKAEILASKEEAEKLNGKDYYYTASELFASNYFPEVSSFLKGGQEIKLKPFKLKVISTPGHTKGGLCFYEPGLKALFSGDTVFNGAVGRSDLIGGNKEELVESLKKLSKLKIEFLLPGHGEILEGAEENKKNLENAINLLI
- a CDS encoding DUF4389 domain-containing protein; its protein translation is MADFPAKLSINYEENGSRVELIVRIIYGIILAIIAGIWGIFVCIAVVVQWFHILFTGRKNKDLWEFTASYFRFYMRFFAYCHILTDQRPPISGE
- the tdh gene encoding L-threonine 3-dehydrogenase, translating into MKEKMLAIMKDKPREGAITTEVAIPKIKPHEILVKVKATSICGTDVHIYKWDKWSQNRIKPPLIFGHEFTGEVIEIGKHVFSTSEVKVGNYVSAETHIACGKCFQCKTGNAHICENVRILGVDTQGCFAEYAVIPAANAWVNDPKIPLEIASMQEPLGNAIHTALAVELIGNTVLIMGCGPIGLCSIQVAKAAGAAKVIAVDLVPYRLELAKKMKADYALNAREVDVIKEVMDITEGKGADVFLEMSGSQQAIEQGFKALRPGGEASILGIPSKEIELDLSSAVVFKAAKVHGINGRLMFNTWYKTASLLKNKLIDISPIITHKIKLNEFEQGMQAMLSGNSGKVVMFP
- a CDS encoding DUF2240 family protein, yielding MADSTASKQSLVERIVSSTRKSENEVIELIEKKKEKFSGLLSDEGAAFIVAKELGLQVGVPSFSPEKLRVSELETGMSNFELVVRVLNVFCPREFTKDSRKGFMCNLLVADDSGSIRLTLWHDFVKKLEELNIKRNSALRLKGCYVTEFNNFKQLNLGSNGSIELVQEKELKEGLPEEKHLHLKVSELKEGLNEVDVIARITKIFPAKSFDSNERQGNLTAFELGDDSGIVRAVAWNELAKELGKFAAGDIVRIEGAYTKAGLNGTELHLGWKARITKEKDLSAAIPALNELLGIQVKSKALNELGEGDRDIEVKGKIIALNKGNLMFRVCPKCNAKLERIDEKDFTEGLFCSRCGMEVSEPDFTPVVSFELDDGTSSIRVLAFGATAEKFLELKKEELKKKLEQTTAEGVIEELAQKIEGREAVVLGNVKLNPKNNELELTARNIILT
- a CDS encoding geranylgeranylglyceryl/heptaprenylglyceryl phosphate synthase encodes the protein MKEEKHFGKTYRKILSLIEEKKGLVFLVIDPPNQSPEIAGKLSRIGADCGIAAVAVGGSVGAQGEILDKTIISIKEDSGLPVILFPGNIATISKHADAIYFMSMLNSLDPYYISGAQTASSLPLKKIGVEPIPTSYIIVEPGRAVGWVGRAKLVPRNMPYLAGITALAGQYMGAHAIILESGGGAPAPAPKEMVKYTAELIDVPLIVAGGVRTPKFAYDTIKAGASIVHVGAALERTKGDGAKAKKIFTSIAQAALKGGRERK